One stretch of Bradyrhizobium canariense DNA includes these proteins:
- a CDS encoding response regulator, with the protein MPDAVRHWSSVRSIKGRAGWQVVAEAHEGKEAVAEAVERRPDVAIVDYSMMLMTGLEVTRCIRGHQLVNTHFYDA; encoded by the coding sequence ATGCCAGATGCGGTGCGACATTGGAGCTCTGTTCGATCGATCAAAGGGCGTGCGGGCTGGCAGGTCGTTGCTGAGGCGCATGAGGGCAAAGAGGCGGTTGCCGAGGCTGTTGAAAGACGGCCCGACGTCGCCATCGTTGACTACTCGATGATGCTTATGACCGGCCTAGAAGTTACACGGTGCATCAGGGGACATCAGCTCGTAAATACCCATTTTTACGATGCATGA
- a CDS encoding sensor histidine kinase translates to MKARRPPESSSIVRLVCIPRTIPTRRAATNLGVRLLSLQEEVQQRIASDLHDSTCQHLIAASLNVMRLRRALNDIGSAERLCDDIDASIDQALREIRAFTYLLHPQNLLADGLKITIEHFVNGFSARTSLKTSLEIAPEVDKLPYARQRSVLRVVQEALTNVFRHAKATQVKIAMEATNTHFKLRISDNGRGMPIGQVRSGPRAMSFGVGIPAMRARLQQMGGTLEIHSSSTTGYRGTTLCAVIPHSLSRKIARLPERRHAHLGHHKFVEQKH, encoded by the coding sequence ATGAAGGCACGCAGACCTCCCGAAAGCAGCAGCATAGTCAGACTGGTTTGTATCCCCCGGACCATTCCGACACGACGAGCCGCAACGAATCTCGGCGTCCGGCTGTTATCGCTCCAAGAAGAAGTACAGCAGCGGATTGCATCCGACCTTCACGATTCGACGTGCCAGCATTTGATAGCCGCCAGCTTGAACGTCATGCGCCTGAGGCGCGCGTTGAACGATATCGGTAGTGCAGAGAGACTCTGCGATGATATCGATGCGTCGATCGATCAAGCACTTAGAGAAATCCGTGCCTTCACCTACCTATTGCATCCCCAAAATTTGCTTGCCGACGGACTGAAGATCACGATCGAGCATTTCGTCAACGGATTTTCAGCGCGCACTTCGTTGAAAACCAGTCTCGAAATCGCTCCCGAGGTCGACAAATTGCCCTACGCGAGGCAGCGCTCTGTGCTGAGAGTCGTTCAAGAAGCCCTTACAAACGTTTTTCGCCATGCGAAAGCGACACAGGTGAAGATCGCAATGGAAGCTACCAATACGCATTTCAAGCTTCGGATCAGCGACAATGGCCGCGGCATGCCGATCGGCCAAGTGAGATCTGGCCCTAGAGCAATGTCGTTTGGCGTTGGAATTCCCGCTATGAGAGCCAGGTTGCAGCAGATGGGAGGAACTCTTGAAATCCATTCTTCATCAACGACGGGATATAGAGGTACTACGTTGTGCGCGGTAATTCCGCACTCCCTCTCACGCAAGATAGCCCGACTGCCAGAACGGCGTCATGCCCATCTGGGGCATCACAAATTCGTTGAACAAAAGCATTAA
- a CDS encoding LuxR C-terminal-related transcriptional regulator, translating to MTQNALALQAFQAGARAFFLKSDANKMLSAAVESLIVHKPFYAGAFSSKLKGVANGKGDPNHLLSPREKTIVKLGAEGYSNKGVSAILNLSTKTTEMHRAAAMRKFNINSTADLVRYAVRAKLVEA from the coding sequence ATGACTCAAAATGCGCTCGCGTTGCAGGCGTTCCAGGCAGGTGCCCGCGCATTTTTTCTGAAGTCTGATGCGAATAAAATGCTCTCGGCGGCCGTCGAGTCGTTGATAGTTCATAAGCCGTTTTATGCTGGCGCTTTTTCGAGCAAATTAAAGGGCGTGGCGAACGGGAAGGGCGACCCCAACCATTTGCTCTCGCCTCGAGAGAAGACGATCGTTAAATTGGGTGCCGAGGGATACAGCAATAAAGGCGTCAGCGCGATCTTAAATCTCAGCACAAAAACGACGGAGATGCATCGAGCGGCCGCTATGCGCAAGTTCAACATAAACTCGACCGCGGACCTGGTCCGATATGCGGTTCGGGCGAAACTCGTGGAGGCATGA
- a CDS encoding ATP-binding protein: MRSSVIRGVQFPQQPALQLIYDTAPIGLAFLSPDCRYLQINQRLTEICGISVEGHLGRTVRDCVPALASSVEAIVRSIMETGDPVTDIEVTGQRADQVEERFWITHWHPQRGPSGDIIGINVAAEEITERKRSEREIRRARDAAEAALHHLQEVQASLVEAEKLAALGRLVAGVAHEINSPVGTSLTVASELERKSALFAAEVTRGGLKRSSLSDFITLVQSASSQLAGNLTRAAELVESFKQVAVDESYLDRRIFDPGDLTEQVLTGLRPGLRKNNLVLDVDCQSGIAMNSYPGPYGQVLTNLFLNAVAHAFPDRKGGRIDIAVRGSGLDDVEIVVADNGCGMSLDIRRQAFNPFFTTRRHQGSIGLGLHIVHNIVTNRLGGLIHLDSEDGAGTTIRVLLPRTAPVEPIAIKI, encoded by the coding sequence ATGAGGTCTTCGGTCATCCGGGGTGTGCAGTTTCCGCAGCAGCCCGCGCTGCAGTTGATCTATGACACCGCACCGATCGGTCTGGCATTCCTTTCGCCGGATTGTCGCTATCTGCAGATTAACCAGCGGCTCACCGAGATCTGTGGGATTTCGGTCGAGGGGCATCTCGGGCGAACGGTCCGCGATTGCGTGCCGGCGCTGGCATCTTCGGTGGAGGCGATCGTCCGCTCGATCATGGAGACCGGCGATCCCGTGACCGACATCGAGGTCACCGGCCAGCGCGCCGATCAGGTCGAGGAACGGTTCTGGATCACGCACTGGCATCCGCAGCGTGGGCCGTCCGGCGATATCATCGGCATCAATGTCGCGGCCGAGGAAATCACCGAGCGGAAACGCAGCGAACGCGAGATCCGCCGCGCCCGCGACGCCGCGGAAGCGGCGCTGCACCATCTGCAGGAGGTGCAGGCGTCGCTGGTCGAGGCGGAAAAACTGGCGGCGCTCGGGCGGCTGGTGGCCGGCGTGGCGCATGAGATCAACAGTCCCGTCGGCACCAGCCTGACCGTGGCGTCCGAACTGGAGCGCAAGAGCGCGCTGTTCGCGGCGGAAGTCACGCGCGGTGGCCTCAAACGATCGAGCCTAAGCGATTTCATCACGCTGGTTCAGAGCGCGTCATCGCAATTGGCCGGCAATCTCACGCGCGCCGCCGAACTGGTCGAGTCGTTCAAGCAGGTGGCGGTCGATGAGAGTTATCTCGATAGGCGTATCTTCGATCCCGGCGATTTGACCGAACAGGTCCTCACAGGTCTGCGGCCGGGATTGCGGAAGAACAATCTGGTGCTGGATGTCGATTGTCAGTCCGGCATAGCCATGAACAGCTATCCGGGGCCCTACGGACAGGTGCTGACAAACCTTTTTCTGAACGCCGTCGCGCACGCGTTTCCGGATCGCAAGGGAGGTCGCATCGATATCGCGGTCCGGGGGTCCGGCCTGGACGATGTCGAGATCGTCGTCGCCGACAATGGCTGCGGCATGAGCCTGGATATCCGCCGTCAGGCGTTCAATCCGTTTTTCACCACGCGTCGCCATCAAGGCAGTATCGGCCTCGGCCTGCACATAGTCCACAATATCGTCACCAACCGCCTGGGCGGGCTGATCCATCTCGATAGCGAGGACGGTGCGGGCACAACGATCCGGGTTTTGCTGCCGCGCACGGCGCCGGTTGAACCGATCGCCATAAAGATTTGA